In one window of Gymnogyps californianus isolate 813 chromosome 7, ASM1813914v2, whole genome shotgun sequence DNA:
- the CATIP gene encoding LOW QUALITY PROTEIN: ciliogenesis-associated TTC17-interacting protein (The sequence of the model RefSeq protein was modified relative to this genomic sequence to represent the inferred CDS: deleted 2 bases in 2 codons), which yields MEPPPECRQETPALTEAAAEFLSLIGPEELERCLFAETLEVVAAGGQPRDQAGGQWWVAARWAPYERAGEPVRSCLLVQAGSRGRHDSVAGSSTLKAYVTPQLETLEQEEQECPELRAHPIERRTHMVSHQHGMTVTKTLREGEEKPQCWSFSYGRAELRGLLLEGASLLLLRVLACRRAVPPGLVFPAIDTEGHLCTSSYRALGIQRQAVGSAEAEVFVIERAMHASTGVSTVWHSSFLPSGYGRGSGRGHPSPASLAGTQEGVTGSSPRRRLARLVQVGCPMLVLLQDESVLGKTGGVEPRPPFPKQPLDWEEDIQLCSWFLDRKEDLQASHAAYVRQHPELRALLADFLQALLLQQPCDPVSFAAKFFARQQHPGTPFASAGAASPPPHHRLANGE from the exons ATGGAGCCCCCCCCCGAATGCCGGCAGGAGACCCCAGCCCTCACGGAGGCAGCTGCCGAGTTCCTGAGCCTCATCG GGCCGGAGGAGCTGGAGCGCTGCCTGTTCGCTGAGACGCTGGAGGTGGTGGCAGCAGGGGGCCAGCCAAGGGACCAGGCAGGGGGCCAGTGGTGGGTGGCAGCCCGGTGGGCACCCTACGAGCGAGCGGGCGAGCCGGTGCGGAGCTGCCTCCTGGTGCAAGCCGGCTCCCGTGGCAGGCATGACAGCGTGGCCGGCTCCAGCACCCTCAAAG cctaCGTGACCCCGCAGCTGGAGaccctggagcaggaggagcaggagtgCCCGGAG CTCAGAGCACACCCCATAGAGAGGAGGACCCACATGGTGAGCCACCAGCATGGGATGACCGTCACAAAGACCCTCCGGGAGGGAGAG GAAAAGCCACAGTGCTGGAGCTTCTCCTACGGCCGGGCCGAGCTgcgggggctgctgctggagggtgccagcctcctgctgctgcggGTGCTGGCGTGCCGGCGGGCAGTGCCCCCCGGCCTCGTCTTCCCGGCCATTGACACTGAGGGCCACCTCTGCACCTCCAGCTAC CGCGCCCTGGGCATCCAGCGGCAGGCGGTGGGCTCAGCGGAGGCGGAGGTGTTTGTGATAGAGCGAGCCATGCACGCCAGCACGGGCGTCTCCactgtctggcacagcagcttcCTCCCCAGCGGGTACGGGCGGGGGTCTGGTCgggggcac cccagccctgccagcctggcGGGGACCCAGGAG GGGGTCACCGGCTCTTCCCCCCGCAGGCGTTTGGCCCGGCTGGTGCAGGTCGGCTGCCCGATGCTGGTGCTTCTGCAGGATGAGTCCGTCCTTGGCAAGACAG GTGGGGTCGAGCCCCGGCCCCCCTTCCCCAAACAGCCCCTGGACTGGGAGGAGGAcatccagctctgctcctggttCCTGGACAGGAAG GAGGACCTGCAAGCGTCCCACGCCGCCTACGTCCGGCAGCACCCCGAGCTCCGGGCGCTGCTGGCCGACTTCCTCCAggccctgctcctccagcagccctgtgaCCCCGTCTCCTTCGCCGCCAAATTCTTCGCCCGCCAGCAGCACCCCGGGACCCCCTTTGCCTCCGCTGGGGCTGCCAGCCCCCCGCCTCACCACCGCCTGGCTAACGGGGAATaa
- the PNKD gene encoding probable hydrolase PNKD, which produces MAAALGLLAAAGPAAGPARPWGWPAPPGTRLLGQSCRRPAGPRAGPEPGSGGLPEGVEYIPTRKKGKNPMKPVGVAWAIGLPSGIILFLLAKREVDKNRLEQLKIRRQMMEANQGEYSLYARTRLGYLFYQRQVKKARERYPHGHSAPQPCLFPGVKILPIPVLSNNYSYLVIDTGSGQAAVIDPSDPLAVQAAIEEEGVILEAIFCTHKHWDHSGGNAALRQRHSSCKVYGSALDAIPELTNPLVDREKVSVGCLTFKALATPGHTVGHMVYVLDGGPFGGPPCLFSGDLLFLAGCGRLFEGSPETMLASLDVAVGLGEDTLLWPGHEYALECLTFASLLELDNPALEQKLRWATQQRQEKRSTCPSTLGEEQTYNPFLRTHRPELQAALGLRRGGGEHPDAFRARVLKEVRRRKDLYKAT; this is translated from the exons ATGGCGGCGGCACTCG GGCTGCTGGCGGCAGCAGGACCGgcagcaggtcctgccaggCCCTGGGGGTGGCCGGCCCCCCCAGGCACACGGCTCCTCGGGCAGAGCTGCCGCCGGCCGGCGGGGCCACGGGCCGGCCCGGAGCCTGGCAGCGGGGGGCTCCCCGAGGGGGTGGAGTACATCCCCACACGCAAGAAGGGCAAGAACCCGATGAAGCCGGTGGGGGTGGCCTG GGCCATCGGATTGCCCTCCGGcatcatcctcttcctcctggcgAAGCGGGAAGTGGACAAAAACCGTCTGGAGCAGCTCAAAATCCGCCGACAGATGATGGAAGCCAACCAGGGCGA GTACAGCCTGTACGCCCGCACGCGGCTGGGCTACCTCTTTTACCAGCGGCAGGTGAAGAAGGCCCGGGAGCGGTACCCGCACGGCCACTCCgcgccccagccctgcctcttcCCCG GGGTGAAAATCCTGCCCATTCCTGTGCTCTCCAACAACTACAGCTACCTGGTCATCGACACTGGCTCCGGTCAGGCAGCCGTCATCGACCCCTCCGACCCGCTGGCTGTGCAG GCTGCCATTGAAGAAGAGGGGGTGATTCTGGAGGCCATATTCTGCACCCACAAACACTG GGACCACAGCGGGGGGAACGCAGCGCTCCGCCAGCGGCACAGCTCCTGCAAGGTGTACGGCAGCGCCCTCGACGCTATCCCAGAGCTCACCAA CCCGCTTGTGGACAGGGAGAAGGTGAGCGTGGGCTGCCTGACCTTCAAGGCGCTTGCCACGCCTGGCCACACCGTGGGCCATATGGTGTACGTGCTGGACGGGGGGCCCTTCGGCGGCCCCCCCTGCCTCTTCTCTGGGgacctcctcttcctcgctgGCTGTG GCAGGCTGTTTGAGGGCTCCCCTGAGACCATGCTCGCCTCCCTGGACGTGGCCGTGGGCTTGGGCGAGGACACGCTGCTGTGGCCGG GCCACGAGTATGCGCTGGAGTGCCTGACCTTCGCCAGCCTCCTGGAGCTGGACAaccctgcgctggagcagaAGCTGCGGTGGGCAACACAGCAGCggcaggagaagaggagcaCG TGCCCCTCCACgctgggagaggagcagacCTACAACCCCTTCCTGCGGACCCACCggccagagctgcaggcagcgctggggctgcggcggggcggcggggagcacCCCGACGCCTTCCGTGCTCGTGTCCTCAAGGAGGTGCGGAGGCGCAAGGACCTCTACAAAGCCACCTAG
- the TMBIM1 gene encoding protein lifeguard 3, with protein MAQPNAPPPTMTRTPSTPRPRGVPPAPLLCRGVPAARGYPAAGGYVQPGGYPAAGGYPQPGMAMPTMPIRFADDGIGDGSPFQSADWDDRKVRHTFIRKVYAIISVQLLVTVGIIAVFTFVSPVRSFVQRNVAIYYASYAVFLVTYLVLACCQGPRRRFPWNIILLSIFTLAMGLMTGTIASMYRTNAVLIAMLITAIVAIIVTIFCFQTKVDFTSCPGLFCVLGIVVMVTGIVTAIVLSFKYVPWLHMLYAAIGAIVFTLFLAYDTQLVLGNRKNTLSPEEYIFGALTIYTDIVYIFTFILQIAGRD; from the exons ATGGCGCAGCCCAACGCACCCCCCCCTACGATGACAAGAACCCCCTCTACCCCCCGCCCCCGGGGGGTACCCCCAGCCCCCCTACTATGCCGGGGGGTACCCGCAGCCCGGGGATACCCTGCAGCAGGGGGGTACGTGCAGCCAGGGGGGTACCCGGCAGCAGGGGGGTACCCCCAGCCGGGGATGGCCATGCCCACCATGCCTATTCGGTTTG CTGACGATGGCATTGGGGATGGCTCCCCCTTCCAATCGGCTGACTGGGATGACAGGAAAGTCCGGCACACCTTCATTCGCAAG GTCTACGCCATCATCTCCGTGCAGCTGCTGGTGACAGTGGGGATCATCGCTGTGTTCACCTTTGT CTCCCCCGTCCGCTCCTTCGTCCAGAGGAACGTCGCCATCTACTACGCCTCGTA TGCCGTGTTCCTGGTGACCTACCTGGTGCTGGCCTGCTGCCAGGGTCCCCG GAGACGCTTCCCCTGGAACATCATCCTGCTCAGCATCTTC ACGCTGGCTATGGGGCTGATGACGGGGACGATCGCCAG CATGTACCGGACCAACGCCGTCCTGATTGCCATGCTCATCACCGCCATCGTGGCCATCATTGTCACCATCTTCTGCTTCCAGACCAAG GTTGATTTTACGTCGTGTCCGGGGCTCTTCTGCGTGCTGGGCATCGTGGTCATGGTGACCGGGATTGTCACCGCCATTGTCCTCTCCTTCAAATAT GTTCCCTGGCTCCACATGCTGTACGCTGCCATCGGCGCCATCGTCTTCACCCTG TTCCTTGCCTATGACACCCAACTTGTGCTGGGGAACAGGAAGAACACACTGAGCCCTGAGGAGTACATCTTCGGTGCCCTTACCATCTACACTGACATTGTCTACATCTTCACCTTCATCCTGCAAATTGCAGGCCGGGATTAG
- the AAMP gene encoding angio-associated migratory cell protein: MEPAEGPGALGFHGDEEIIEVVELGPPGPDDLADEMEDVDFDDEGAEEPDAEAWETEDDEGVEDGMEAQDDSEVTFSLHSASVFCVSLDPKTNTLAVTGGEDDKAFVWRVSDGELLFECSGHKDSVTCASFSHDSMFVATGDMSGLIKAWRVDAKEEVWSFEVGDLEWMEWHPQAHVLLAGTADGNSWMWKIPSGDCKTFQGPACPATCGRILPDGKRAVVGYEDGTMRIWDLKQGTSLHVLKGQDGHQDPLTCVASNQDGSLIMTGSVDCHTKLVNSATGKVVCVFKMESMAPKAPAGEGEEAESNSVESLGFCNVMPLAAVGYLDGTLAIYDLSTQSLRHKCQHESGIVQLLWEESSAVVYTCSLDGAVRLWDARSGKMISEYRGHSAEILDFAVNKDASIVVTTSGDHQAKVFCVQRPDR, from the exons ATGGAGCCCGCCGAGGGCCCGGGGGCGCTGGGCTTCCACGGCGACGAGGAGATCATCGAGGTGGTGGAGCTGGGCCCGCCCGGGCCGG ATGACCTGGCCGACGAGATGGAGGACGTGGACTTTGACGACGAGGGGGCGGAAGAGCCCGACGCGGAGGCTTGGGAGACGGAGGACGACGAGGGGGTGGAGGACGGCATGGAGGCGCAGGACGACAGCGAGGTCACGTTCTCCCTCCACTCGG cttctgttttctgcGTGAGCCTCGACCCCAAGACCAACACGCTGGCAGTGACGGGTGGGGAGGACGACAAGGCCTTCGTGTGGCGCGTGAGCGATGGAGAGCTCCTGTTTGAATGCTCAG GACACAAGGACTCGGTCACCTGTGCCAGCTTCAGTCACGACTCCATGTTCGTGGCCACGGGTGACATGTCTGGGCTTATCAAAGCGTGGCGAGTGGACGCCAAGGAAGAAGTGTGGTCCTTCGAGGTGGGGGACTTGGAG TGGATGGAGTGGCACCCTCAAGCCCACGTCCTTCTGGCGGGCACGGCTGATGGCAACTCCTGGATGTGGAAGATCCCCAGCGGAGACTGCAAAACCTTCCAGGGCCCTGCATGCCCAGCCACGTGCGGCAGGATCCTACCTGACG GGAAGCGAGCGGTGGTGGGGTACGAGGACGGGACCATGCGCATCTGGGATCTGAAGCAGGGAACCTCGCTGCATGTCCTGAAAG GCCAGGATGGCCACCAGGACCCCTTGACGTGTGTGGCCAGCAACCAGGACGGCAGTTTGATCATGACGGGCTCTGTGGACTGTCACACCAAGCTGGTCAACTCCGCCACGGGCAAG GTGGTGTGTGTGTTCAAGATGGAGAGCATGGCCCCTAAGGCCCCCGCCGGCGAGGGTGAGGAGGCCGAGTCCAACTCGGTGGAGTCGCTGGGCTTCTGTAACGT GATGCCGCTGGCTGCTGTGGGCTACCTGGACGGCACGCTGGCTATCTACGATCTCTCCACGCAGAGCTTGAGGCATAAGTGCCAACATGAG TCGGGGATTGTGCAGTTGCTGTGGGAGGAGAGCTCGGCCGTGGTGTACACCTGCAGCCTGGACGGGGCCGTGCGGCTCTGGGATGCCCGCTCGGGGAAGATGATCAGCGAGTACCGAGGGCACTCAGCCGAAATCCTCGACTTCGCCGTCAACAA GGACGCCTCCATTGTGGTGACGACCTCTGGTGACCACCAAGCCAAAGTGTTCTGCGTTCAGCGCCCCGATCGCTAG